From one Hordeum vulgare subsp. vulgare unplaced genomic scaffold, MorexV3_pseudomolecules_assembly, whole genome shotgun sequence genomic stretch:
- the LOC123420212 gene encoding photosystem I P700 chlorophyll a apoprotein A1, which yields MIIRSPEPEVKIVVDRDPVKTSFEEWARPGHFSRTLAKGPDTTTWIWNLHADAHDFDSHTGDLEEISRKVFSAHFGQLSIIFLWLSGMYFHGARFSNYEAWLSDPTHIGPSAQVVWPIVGQEILNGDVGGGFRGIQITSGFFQLWRASGITSELQLYCTAIGALVFAALMLFAGWFHYHKAAPKLAWFQDVESMLNHHLAGLLGLGSLSWAGHQIHVSLPINQFLDAGVDPKEIPLPHEFILNRDLLAQLYPSFAEGATPFFTLNWSKYAEFLTFRGGLDPVTGGLWLTDIAHHHLAIAILFLIAGHMYRTNWGIGHGLKDILEAHKGPFTGQGHKGLYEILTTSWHAQLSLNLAMLGSTTIVVAHHMYSMPPYPYLATDYGTQLSLFTHHMWIGGFLIVGAAAHAAIFMVRDYDPTTRYNDLLDRVLRHRDAIISHLNWVCIFLGFHSFGLYIHNDTMSALGRPQDMFSDTAIQLQPIFAQWVQNIHATAPGVTAPGATTSTSLTWGGGELVAVGGKVALLPIPLGTADFLVHHIHAFTIHVTVLILLKGVLFARSSRLIPDKANLGFRFPCDGPGRGGTCQVSAWDHVFLGLFWMYNAISVVIFHFSWKMQSDVWGTISDQGVVTHITGGNFAQSSITINGWLRDFLWAQASQVIQSYGSSLSAYGLFFLGAHFVWAFSLMFLFSGRGYWQELIESIVWAHNKLKVAPATQPRALSIIQGRAVGVTHYLLGGIATTWAFFLARIIAVG from the coding sequence ATGATTATTCGTTCGCCGGAACCAGAAGTAAAAATTGTTGTGGATAGGGATCCTGTAAAAACATCTTTTGAGGAATGGGCGAGACCCGGCCATTTCTCAAGAACACTAGCTAAGGGCCCTGATACTACCACTTGGATCTGGAACCTACATGCTGATGCTCACGATTTCGATAGTCATACTGGTGATTTGGAGGAGATTTCTAGAAAAGTTTTTAGTGCTCATTTCGGGCAACTTTCCATTATCTTTCTTTGGTTGAGTGGCATGTACTTTCATGGTGCCCGTTTTTCCAATTATGAAGCATGGCTAAGTGATCCTACTCACATTGGACCCAGTGCTCAGGTAGTTTGGCCTATAGTAGGGCAAGAAATATTGAATGGTGATGTAGGTGGGGGTTTCCGAGGAATCCAAATAACCTCTGGTTTTTTTCAGCTTTGGCGAGCATCTGGAATAACTAGTGAATTACAACTCTATTGTACTGCAATTGGTGCATTGGTTTTTGCAGCGTTAATGCTTTTTGCTGGTTGGTTCCATTATCACAAAGCCGCTCCCAAATTGGCCTGGTTCCAAGATGTAGAATCCATGTTGAATCACCACTTAGCGGGATTATTAGGACTTGGGTCTCTTTCTTGGGCGGGACACCAAATTCATGTATCTTTACCAATTAACCAATTTCTTGACGCTGGGGTGGATCCTAAAGAGATACCACTTCCTCATGAATTTATCTTGAATCGGGACCTTTTGGCTCAACTTTATCCTAGTTTTGCCGAAGGAGCAACCCCTTTTTTCACTTTAAATTGGTCCAAATACGCAGAATTTCTGACTTTTCGTGGAGGACTAGATCCAGTAACCGGTGGTCTCTGGCTGACCGATATTGCACACCATCATTTAGCTATTGCTATTCTTTTCCTAATCGCAGGTCATATGTATAGGACCAACTGGGGTATTGGCCATGGACTTAAAGATATTTTGGAGGCTCACAAGGGCCCATTTACAGGACAAGGCCATAAGGGTCTTTATGAAATCTTAACAACGTCATGGCATGCTCAATTATCTCTTAACCTAGCTATGCTAGGCTCTACAACCATTGTTGTAGCTCATCATATGTATTCTATGCCTCCCTATCCATACCTAGCTACTGACTATGGTACACAACTTTCCTTGTTCACACACCACATGTGGATTGGCGGATTTCTAATAGTCGGTGCTGCTGCACATGCAGCAATTTTTATGGTAAGAGACTATGATCCAACTACTCGATACAACGATCTATTAGATCGCGTCCTTAGACACCGCGATGCAATCATATCCCACCTTAACTGGGTATGTATATTTCTAGGTTTTCACAGTTTTGGCTTGTACATTCATAATGATACCATGAGTGCTTTAGGCCGTCCACAAGATATGTTTTCGGATACCGCCATACAATTACAACCTATCTTTGCTCAATGGGTACAAAATATCCATGCTACTGCGCCTGGCGTAACAGCTCCTGGTgcaacaacaagtactagcttaaCGTGGGGAGGCGGCGAGTTAGTAGCAGTAGGTGGCAAAGTGGCTTTGTTACCGATTCCATTAGGAACCGCAGATTTTTTAGTCCATCACATTCATGCATTTACCATACATGTGACTGTATTAATACTTTTGAAAGGTGTTTTATTTGCTCGGAGTTCCCGTTTGATACCCGATAAAGCAAATCTAGGTTTTCGCTTTCCTTGCGATGGGCCTGGCCGAGGGggaacatgtcaagtatctgcttGGGATCATGTTTTCTTAGGTTTATTCTGGATGTACAATGCAATTTCGGTAGTCATTTTCCATTTCAGTTGGAAAATGCAGTCGGatgtttggggtaccataagtgaTCAAGGGGTGGTAACTCATATTACAGGGGGAAACTTTGCACAGAGTTCCATTACGATTAATGGGTGGCTTCGAGATTTCTTGTGGGCACAGGCATCGCAAGTCATTCAGTCTTATGGTTCTTCATTATCTGCATATGGTCTTTTTTTCTTAGGTGCTCATTTTGTCTGGGCCTTCAGTTTAATGTTTTTATTCAGCGGCCGTGGTTATTGGCAAGAACTCATTGAATCTATCGTTTGGGCTCATAACAaattaaaagttgctcctgctacTCAGCCTAGAGCCTTGAGCATTATACAAGGACGTGCTGTAGGAGTAACCCATTACCTTCTGGGTGGAATTGCCACGACATGGGCATTCTTCTTAGCGAGAATTATTGCAGTAGGATAG
- the LOC123420219 gene encoding photosystem I assembly protein Ycf3, which produces MPRSRVNGNFIDKTFSIIANILLRIIPTTSGEKKAFTYYRDGMLAQSEGNYAEALQNYYEATRLEIDPYDRSYILYNIGLIHTSNGEHTKALEYYFRALERNPFLPQAFNNMAVICHYRGEQAILEGDSEIAEAWFDQAAEYWKQAIALTPGNYIEAQNWLKITKRFEFE; this is translated from the exons ATGCCTAGATCCCGTGTAAATGGAAATTTCATTGATAAGACCTTCTCAATTATAGCCAATATTTTATTGCGAATAATTCCGACAACCTCAGGAGAAAAAAAGGCATTTACTTATTATAGAGATG GGATGTTGGCTCAATCCGAAGGAAATTATGCGGAAGCTTTGCAAAATTATTATGAAGCTACGCGACTAGAAATCGATCCCTATGATCGAAGTTATATACTCTATAACATAGGCCTTATACACACAAGCAATGGAGAGCATACAAAGGCTTTGGAATATTATTTCCGGGCACTAGAACGAAACCCCTTCTTACCGCAAGCTTTTAATAATATGGCCGTGATCTGTCATT ACCGAGGAGAACAGGCCATTCTAGAGGGTGATTCGGAAATTGCGGAAGCTTGGTTTGATCAAGCTGCTGAATATTGGAAACAAGCTATAGCGCTTACTCCGGGAAATTATATTGAAGCACAAAACTGGTTGAAGATTACGAAGCGCTTTGAATTTGAATAA
- the LOC123420210 gene encoding DNA-directed RNA polymerase subunit beta'': protein MAERANLVFHNKEIDGTGMKRLISRLIDHFGMGYTSHILDQLKTLGFYQATTTSISLGIEDLLTIPSKGWLVQDAEQQSFLLEKHYYYGAVHAVEKLRQSVEIWYATSEYLKQEMNSNFRITDPSNPVYLMSFSGARGNASQVHQLVGMRGLMSDPQGQMIDLPIQSNLREGLSLTEYIISCYGARKGVVDTAVRTADAGYLTRRLVEVVQHIIVRRRDCGTIRGISVSPQNGMTEKLFVQTLIGRVLADDIYIGSRCIAARNQDIGIGLVNRFITAFRAQPFRAQPIYIRTPFTCRSTSWICQLCYGRSPTHSDLVELGEAVGIIAGQSIGEPGTQLTLRTFHTGGVFTGGTADLVRSPSNGKIQFNENLVHPTRTRHGQPAFLCYIDLHVTIQSQDILYSVNIPSKSLILVQNDQYVKSEQVIAEIRAGTSTLHFKERVQKHIYSESDGEMHWSTDVYHAPEYQYGNLRRLPKTSHLWILSVSMCRSSIASFSLHKDQDQMNTYGKKDREILDYSTSDRIMSNGHWNLIYPSIFQDNSDLLAKKRRNRFVIPLQYHQEQEKELISCFGISIEIPFMGVLRRNTIFAYFDDPRYRKDKKGSGIVKFRYRTLEEEYRTRAEDSEEEYETLEHEYRTREDEYETLEESKYGILEDEYEYETLENEYGSPENKYGNPENEYRTLEKDSEEEYGNPESKYRTQEDEYGTLEEDSEDEYGSPGESGEEKYGTLEEDSEEDSEDEYESPEEDSILKKEGLIEHRGTKEFSLKYQKEVDRFFFILQELHILPRSSSLKILDNSIIGVDTQLTKNTRSGLGGLVRVKRKKSHTELKIFSGDIHFPEEADKILGGCLIPPERQKKDSKESKKKKNWVYVQRKKILKSKEKYFVSVRPTVAYEMDEGRNLATLFPQDLLQEENNLQIRLVNFIYHENSKLTQRIYHTNSQFVRTCLVVNWEQEEKEKAGASLVEVRANDLIRDFLRIELVKSTISYTRKRYDRTSGGPTPHNRLDRANSNSFYSKAKIESLSQHQEAIGTLLNRNKEYQSLMILSASNCSRIGLFKNSKHPNAIKEWNPRIPILEIFGPLGAIVASISHFSSSYYLLTHNKILLKKYLFVDNLKQTFQVLQELKYSLIDENKRISNFDSNIMLDPFLLNCHFVHHDSWEETLAIIHLGQFICENVCLFKSHIKKSGQIFSVNMDSFVIRAAKPYLATTGATVNGHYGEILYKGDRLVTFIYEKSRSSDITQGLPKVEQIFEARSIDSLSPNLERRIEDWNERIPRILGVPWGFLIGAELTIAQSRISLVNKIQKVYRSQGVQIHNRHIEIIIRQVTSKVRVSEDGMSNVFSPGELIGLLRAERAGRALDESIYYRAILLGITRASLNTQSFISEASFQETARVLAKAALRGRIDWLKGLKENVVLGGIIPVGTGFQKFVHRSPQDKNLYFEIKKKNLFASEMRDFLFLHTELVSSDSDVTNNFYET from the coding sequence ATGGCGGAACGGGCCAATCTGGTCTTTCATAATAAAGAGATAGACGGAACTGGTATGAAACGACTTATTAGCAGattaatagatcattttggaatGGGATATACATCCCATATACTGGATCAACTAAAGACTCTGGGCTTCTATCAAGCCACTACTACATCGATTTCGTTAGGAATCGAGGATCTTTTAACAATACCCTCTAAGGGATGGTTAGTCCAAGACGCGGAACAACAGAGTTTTCTTTTGGAGAAACACTATTATTATGGGGCTGTACACGCGGTAGAAAAATTACGCCAATCTGTTGAGATATGGTATGCGACAAGTGAATATTTGAAACAAGAAATGAATTCAAATTTTCGGATAACGGATCCTTCTAATCCAGTCTATCTAATGTCTTTTTCAGGAGCCAGAGGAAATGCATCTCAAGTACACCAATTAGTAGGTATGAGAGGATTAATGTCGGACCCTCAAGGACAAATGATTGATTTACCTATTCAAAGCAATTTACGCGAGGGACTTTCTTTGACAGAATATATAATTTCCTGCTATGGAGCCCGCAAAGGGGTTGTAGATACTGCTGTACGAACAGCAGATGCTGGATATCTTACACGTAGACTTGTTGAAGTAGTTCAACATATTATTGTGCGTAGAAGAGATTGTGGTACTATCCGAGGTATTTCTGTAAGTCCTCAAAATGGGATGACGGAAAAACTTTTTGTCCAAACACTAATTGGTCGTGTATTAGCAGACGATATATATATCGGTTCACGATGCATTGCCGCGCGAAATCAAGATATTGGAATTGGATTAGTCAATCGATTCATAACTGCCTTTCGAGCACAACCATTTCGAGCACAACCAATATATATTAGAACCCCCTTTACTTGCCGAAGCACTTCTTGGATCTGTCAATTATGCTATGGCCGGAGTCCTACTCATAGTGATCTGGTGGAATTGGGAGAAGCCGTAGGTATTATTGCGGGTCAATCAATTGGGGAGCCAGGGACTCAACTAACATTAAGAACTTTTCATACTGGCGGAGTATTCACAGGGGGTACTGCCGACCTTGTACGATCCCCTTCGAATGGAAAAATCCAATTCAATGAGAATTTGGTTCACCCCACACGTACCCGTCATGGACAGCCTGCTTTTCTATGTTATATAGACTTGCATGTAACTATTCAGAGTCAAGATATTCTATATAGTGTGAATATTCCCTCAAAAAGCTTGATTCTAGTGCAAAATGATCAATATGTAAAATCTGAACAAGTAATTGCGGAGATTCGTGCCGGAACGTCCACTTTACATTTTAAAGAAAGGGTACAAAAGCATATTTATTCTGAATCAGACGGCGAAATGCACTGGAGTACTGATGTTTACCATGCGCCCGAATATCAATATGGTAATCTTCGTCGATTACCAAAAACAAGCCATTTATGGATATTATCCGTAAGTATGTGCAGATCCAGTATAGCGTCTTTTTCACTCCACAAGGATCAAGATCAAATGAATACTTATGGTAAAAAAGATAGGGAAATTCTTGATTATTCAACGTCGGATCGAATCATGTCCAATGGCCATTGGAATTTGATCTATCCTTCTATTTTTCAAGATAATTCAGATTTGTTGGCGAAAAAGCGAAGAAATAGGTTCGTCATTCCATTACAATATCATCAAGAACAAGAGAAAGAACTAATATCCTGTTTTGGGATTTCGATTGAAATCCCCTTTATGGGTGTTTTACGTAGAAATACTATTTTTGCTTATTTTGACGATCCCCGATACAGAAAAGATAAAAAGGGTTCAGGAATTGTTAAATTTAGATATAGGACCCTAGAAGAAGAATATAGGACTCGAGCGGAAGACTCAGAAGAGGAATATGAGACCCTAGAACACGAATACAGGACCCGAGAGGACGAATATGAAACCCTAGAAGAATCTAAATATGGAATCCTAGAAGACGAATACGAATATGAAACCCTAGAAAACGAATATGGGAGCCCAGAAAACAAATATGGGAACCCAGAGAACGAATATAGGACTTTAGAGAAAGACTCAGAAGAGGAATATGGGAACCCAGAGAGCAAATATAGGACCCAAGAGGACGAATATGGAACtttagaagaagactcagaagacGAATATGGCAGCCCCGGGGAAAGCGGCGAGGAAAAATATGGTACTTTAGAGGAAGActcagaagaagactcagaggacGAATACGAGAGCCCAGAGGAAGATTCCATCTTAAAAAAAGAGGGTTTGATTGAGCATCGAGGAACAAAAGAATTTagtctaaaataccaaaaagaagtaGATCGGTTTTTTTTCATTCTTCAAGAACTTCATATCTTGCCGAGATCTTCATCCCTAAAGATACTTGACAATAGTATTATTGGAGTGGATACACAACTCACAAAAAATACAAGAAGTGGACTAGGCGGACTGGTCCGAGTGAAGAGAAAAAAAAGCCATACGGAACTCAAAATATTTTCCGGAGATATTCATTTTCCTGAAGAGGCAGATAAGATATTAGGTGGGTGTTTGATACCGCCAGAAAGACAAAAAAAAGATTCTAAGgaatcaaaaaaaaagaaaaattgggTCTATGTTCAACGGAAAAAAATTCTCAAGAGCAAGGAAAAGTATTTTGTTTCCGTTCGCCCTACAGTGGCATATGAAATGGACGAAGGAAGAAATTTAGCAACACTTTTCCCGCAGGATCTCTTGCAAGAAGAAAATAATCTCCAAATTCGACTTGTCAATTTTATTTATCATGAAAATAGCAAGTTAACTCAAAGAATTTATCACACAAATAGTCAATTTGTTAGAACTTGCTTAGTAGTGAATTgggaacaagaagaaaaagaaaaggctgGTGCTTCCCTTGTTGAGGTAAGAGCAAATGATCTTATTCGCGATTTCCTAAGAATTGAGTTAGTCAAGTCCACTATTTCGTATACACGAAAAAGGTATGATAGGACAAGTGGAGGACCGACTCCCCATAATAGGTTAGATCGCGCCAATAGCAATTCTTTTTATTCCAAGGCGAAGATTGAATCACTTAGCCAACATCAAGAAGCTATTGGCACTTTGTTGAATCGAAATAAAGAATACCAATCTTTGATGATTTTGTCGGCATCCAACTGTTCTCGAATTGGTTTATTCAAGAATTCAAAACATCCCAATGCGATAAAAGAATGGAATCCTAGAATTCCTATTCTAGAAATTTTTGGGCCCTTAGGGGCTATTGTAGCTAGTATATCGCATTTTTCTTCATCTTACTATTTACTAACGCATAATAAAATCCTGCTAAAAAAATATTTGTTCGTTGACAATTTGAAACAAACCTTCCAAGTACTTCAAGAACTTAAATACTctttaatagatgaaaataaaagGATTTCCAATTTCGATAGTAACATAATGTTGGATCCATTCCTTTTGAATTGTCACTTTGTCCATCATGATTCTTGGGAAGAGACATTGGCAATAATTCACCTTGGACAATTTATTTGTGAAAATGTATGTCTATTTAAATCGCACATAAAAAAATCTGGTCAAATTTTCAGTGTAAATATGGATTCCTTTGTTATAAGAGCAGCTAAACCTTATTTGGCCACTACAGGAGCAACTGTTAATGGTCATTATGGAGAAATCCTTTACAAGGGAGATAGGTTAGTTacgtttatatatgaaaaatcgaGATCTAGTGACATAACGCAAGGTCTTCCAAAAGTGGAACAAATCTTTGAAGCGCGTTCAATTGATTCATTATCCCCCAATCTCGAAAGGAGAATTGAGGATTGGAATGAGCGTATACCAAGAATTCTTGGGGTCCCTTGGGGATTCTTGATTGGAGCTGAGCTAACCATAGCCCAAAGTCGTATTTCTTTGGTTAATAAAatccaaaaggtttatcgatcccaAGGGGTACAGATCCATAATAGACATATAGAGATTATTATACGCCAAGTAACATCAAAAGTGCGGGTTTCCGAAGATGGAATGTCTAATGTTTTTTCGCCTGGGGAATTAATCGGACTATTGCGAGCGGAACGAGCAGGGCGAGCTTTGGATGAATCGATCTATTATCGGGCAATCTTATTGGGAATAACAAGGGCTTCCCTGAATACCCAAAGTTTCATATCTGAAGCAAGTTTTCAAGAAACTGCTCGAGTTTTAGCAAAAGCTGCCCTACGAGGTCGCATTGATTGGTTGAAAGGCTTGAAAGAAAACGTAGTTCTGGGGGGGATTATACCTGTTGGTACCGGATTCCAAAAATTTGTGCATCGTTCCCCACAAGACAAGAACCTTTATttcgaaataaaaaaaaaaaatctattcGCGTCGGAAATGAGAGATTTTTTGTTTCTCCATACAGAATTAGTTTCTTCAGATTCTGACGTAACAAACAATTTTTATGAGACATAA
- the LOC123420214 gene encoding ATP synthase subunit alpha, chloroplastic, translating to MATLRVDEIHKILRERIEQYNRKVGIENIGRVVQVGDGIARIIGLGEIMSGELVQFAEGTRGIALNLESKNVGIVLMGDGLMIQEGSFVKATGRIAQIPVSEAYLGRVVNALAKPIDGKGEIIASESRLIESPAPSIISRRSVYEPLQTGLIAIDSMIPIGRGQRELIIGDRQTGKTAVATDTILNQKGQGVICVYVAIGQRASSVAQVVTTFHEEGAMEYTIVVAEMADSPATLQYLAPYTGAALAEYFMYRERHTLIIYDDLSKQAQAYRQMSLLLRRPPGREAYPGDVFYLHSRLLERAAKLNSLLGEGSMTALPIVETQSGDVSAYIPTNVISITDGQIFLSADLFNAGIRPAINVGISVSRVGSAAQIKAMKQVAGKSKLELAQFAELQAFAQFASALDKTSQNQLARGRRLRELLKQSQANPLPVEEQIATIYTGTRGYLDSLEIEQVNKFLDELRKHLKDTKPQFQEIISSSKTFTEQAEILLKEAIQEQLERFSLQ from the coding sequence ATGGCAACCCTTCGAGTCGACGAAATTCATAAAATTCTCCGCGAACGTATTGAACAATATAATAGGAAAGTAGGGATTGAGAATATAGGTCGCGTAGTTCAAGTGGGGGATGGGATTGCTCGTATTATAGGTCTTGGTGAAATAATGTCGGGTGAATTAGTCCAATTTGCAGAAGGTACTAGGGGTATTGCTCTGAATTTGGAATCCAAAAATGTTGGGATTGTATTAATGGGCGATGGGTTGATGATACAAGAGGGCAGTTTTGTAAAAGCAACAGGAAGAATTGCTCAGATACCCGTGAGTGAGGCTTACTTGGGTCGTGTTGTAAATGCTCTGGCTAAACCTATTGATGGGAAAGGCGAAATTATAGCTTCCGAATCTCGCTTAATTGAATCTCCTGCTCCAAGTATAATTTCCAGGCGTTCCGTATACGAACCTCTTCAAACAGGGCTTATTGCTATCGATTCGATGATTCCTATAGGGCGCGGTCAGCGAGAGTTAATTATTGGGGACAGACAGACTGGCAAAACAGCAGTAGCTACAGATACAATTCTCAATCAAAAAGGGCaaggtgtaatatgtgtttatgtAGCTATCGGTCAAAGAGCATCCTCCGTAGCTCAAGTAGTAACTACTTTCCATGAGGAGGGGGCCATGGAATACACTATTGTAGTAGCTGAAATGGCGGATTCACCTGCTACATTACAATACCTCGCTCCTTATACGGGAGCAGCCCTGGCTGAGTATTTTATGTACCGCGAACGGCATACTTTAATAATTTATGATGATCTCTCCAAACAGGCACAAGCTTATCGCCAAATGTCCCTTCTATTAAGAAGACCTCCCGGCCGTGAGGCTTATCCAGGGGATGTTTTTTATTTGCATTCACGCCTTTTAGAAAGAGCCGCTAAATTAAATTCTCTTTTAGGCGAAGGAAGTATGACCGCTTTACCAATAGTTGAGACTCAATCTGGAGACGTTTCCGCCTATATTCCTACTAATGTAATCTCCATTACAGATGGACAAATATTCTTATCGGCGGATCTATTCAATGCCGGAATTCGACCCGCTATTAATGTGGGTATTTCTGTTTCCAGAGTAGGATCCGCGGCTCAAATTAAAGCCATGAAACAAGTAGCTGGCAAATCAAAATTGGAACTAGCTCAATTCGCAGAGTTACAAGCCTTTGCACAATTCGCCTCTGCTCTCGATAAAACAAGTCAGAATCAATTGGCAAGGGGTCGACGATTAAGGGAATTGCTTAAACAATCCCAGGCAAATCCTCTCCCAGTGGAAGAGCAGATAGCTACTATTTATACCGGAACAAGAGGATATCTTGATTCGTTAGAAATCGAACAGGTAAATAAATTTCTGGATGAGTTACGTAAACACCTAAAAGATACTAAACCTCAATTCCAAGAAATTATATCTTCTAGCAAGACATTCACCGAGCAAGCGGAAATCCTTTTGAAGGAAGCTATTCAGGAACAGCTGGAACGGTTTTCCCTTCAGTAA